The Clostridium sp. AWRP genome has a window encoding:
- a CDS encoding ABC transporter ATP-binding protein, which produces MIELLGVNKSYNSSSKAVDNLNLSIPDGEIFGFIGPNGAGKTTTIKIMTGIIKADSGTVRINNIDINEKTIEAKYQFGFVPDSPDMFLRLKGIEYLNFMADIYGVKSEERRSKIKNLSKRFEISNALGDQIQSYSHGMRQKIIIIGALIHNPSVWILDEPMTGLDPKSSYTLKEMMKEHASAGNTVFFSTHVLEVAEKLCDRLAVVNKGSLSFSGTFQELKNKFNENESLENIFLEMTGNE; this is translated from the coding sequence ATGATTGAATTATTAGGGGTAAACAAGAGCTACAATTCATCTTCAAAAGCAGTAGACAATCTAAATCTAAGTATACCCGATGGAGAAATATTTGGATTTATAGGTCCAAATGGTGCTGGAAAAACTACCACCATAAAAATCATGACAGGAATAATAAAAGCAGACAGTGGAACTGTAAGAATAAACAACATAGACATAAATGAAAAAACTATAGAGGCCAAATATCAATTTGGTTTTGTACCTGACAGCCCGGATATGTTTTTAAGACTTAAAGGGATAGAATATTTAAATTTCATGGCAGATATATATGGAGTTAAATCTGAAGAAAGAAGATCTAAAATTAAAAATTTATCCAAAAGGTTTGAAATATCAAATGCTTTAGGTGACCAGATTCAGAGTTATTCCCACGGCATGAGGCAAAAAATAATAATTATAGGTGCTCTAATCCACAATCCAAGTGTTTGGATATTAGACGAACCTATGACAGGACTTGATCCTAAATCCTCCTATACATTAAAAGAAATGATGAAAGAACATGCAAGTGCAGGAAACACCGTATTTTTTTCAACTCATGTTTTAGAAGTGGCAGAGAAATTATGTGATAGACTTGCAGTTGTAAACAAAGGCTCCCTCTCATTTTCCGGAACTTTTCAAGAATTAAAAAATAAGTTCAATGAAAATGAAAGCCTGGAAAATATTTTCTTGGAGATGACTGGTAATGAATAA
- a CDS encoding ClC family H(+)/Cl(-) exchange transporter, which yields MKQNTIDIIGNWHDFRIKIVMESIIVGIISGIICVSYRYLLEKAIQFARFIYSFELKNIWFIPIWVIILIVSGYMVGTIVHKNPMNSGSGIPQVEGILIGRFSMNWWKVILGKFVGGVISIGAGLSLGREGPSIQIGAAVGQGIGEILKKDDAEKKILITSGASAGLATAFNAPLAGCIFALEEIHKNFSPIILMSALTASITSDFIAREVLGANPVFNFKNIIAMPLKNYIYIIILGVILAVFGWVFNYSLLKFQDIYNSQKWLNSKTKPIVAFLIAGVVGLILPQILGGGNDFVISLTKSNFTIGILILILVGKFLFTMTSYGSGAPGGIFLPLLVIGALIGNIYGQFIHIFLGLQNCYINNFMILGMAGYFSAVVKSPITGIILITEMSGSFTNLLSASVVSITSYVVSDVINSKPVYELLLGKMLQKNEKNEKQSGKTMLEIPVCMGSFIEGKKIKEVKFPEKALIVMLKRGEEEIIPKGNTVIYCGDYLMVIVDKVHENNVRKEMIKLSERYLIK from the coding sequence ATGAAACAGAATACTATAGATATAATAGGAAATTGGCATGATTTTAGAATAAAAATAGTTATGGAAAGTATAATTGTGGGAATTATTTCTGGAATAATATGTGTATCTTATAGATATTTGTTGGAAAAAGCTATACAATTTGCTCGTTTTATTTATTCATTTGAGCTTAAAAATATATGGTTTATACCCATTTGGGTAATAATCCTTATAGTTTCGGGATATATGGTTGGAACCATAGTACATAAAAATCCTATGAATTCTGGAAGTGGAATACCACAGGTAGAAGGAATACTAATAGGACGGTTCAGCATGAATTGGTGGAAAGTAATACTAGGTAAATTTGTAGGAGGAGTTATATCCATTGGAGCAGGATTATCTCTTGGTAGAGAAGGACCTTCTATACAAATAGGTGCGGCAGTAGGACAAGGAATTGGAGAGATATTAAAAAAAGATGATGCAGAAAAGAAAATTTTAATAACATCAGGTGCTAGTGCAGGACTTGCAACAGCTTTTAATGCACCTCTTGCAGGATGTATATTTGCTTTAGAAGAAATTCATAAAAATTTTTCTCCCATAATTTTAATGTCAGCCTTAACAGCTTCCATAACTTCTGATTTTATAGCTAGAGAAGTTTTGGGAGCTAATCCAGTTTTTAATTTTAAAAATATAATAGCTATGCCACTTAAGAATTATATTTATATAATAATACTTGGAGTTATACTTGCTGTATTTGGCTGGGTATTTAATTATTCACTTTTGAAATTCCAGGATATATATAATTCTCAAAAGTGGCTTAATTCAAAAACAAAACCAATAGTTGCTTTTTTAATAGCAGGTGTAGTAGGACTTATACTTCCACAGATTTTAGGAGGTGGAAATGATTTTGTAATTTCTCTTACAAAATCTAATTTTACTATTGGAATTTTAATTTTAATACTTGTAGGAAAATTTTTATTTACAATGACATCTTATGGCTCTGGAGCTCCAGGGGGTATATTTTTGCCTCTTTTAGTTATAGGTGCACTCATAGGAAATATTTATGGACAATTTATTCATATTTTTTTAGGATTACAAAATTGTTATATAAATAATTTTATGATTCTTGGGATGGCAGGATATTTTTCAGCTGTTGTAAAATCTCCAATTACAGGAATTATACTTATTACAGAAATGTCAGGTTCTTTTACCAACCTTTTATCAGCATCAGTTGTAAGTATAACTTCTTATGTTGTGTCAGATGTTATAAATTCAAAACCTGTATATGAACTTTTACTTGGAAAAATGCTTCAGAAAAATGAAAAAAATGAAAAACAAAGTGGAAAAACCATGCTTGAAATACCAGTTTGTATGGGATCTTTTATTGAAGGTAAAAAAATAAAGGAAGTTAAATTTCCAGAAAAAGCTCTTATTGTAATGCTTAAAAGAGGAGAAGAAGAGATAATACCAAAAGGTAATACAGTTATCTATTGTGGAGACTATTTAATGGTGATTGTAGATAAAGTTCATGAGAATAATGTGAGAAAAGAAATGATAAAATTAAGTGAAAGGTATCTAATAAAGTAG
- a CDS encoding efflux RND transporter periplasmic adaptor subunit, which translates to MKFSVLKSKKNIVKIVVVLLVVLMVAAIVHNVIKNKKVESQNKIQNVNVAEAKLDSLTTTVDYSGKLNSDKDVSISPKTPGKVKDLNVKVGSTVKAGDILFTLDSTSLQAQLQQQQASIQSAKANLDKTKSSGVEQQIVQQQQALNTAQINYNDAKNSYNRQQSLYSAGAAPKQDLDNATTKLENAEASLSAAQQNLDLTRQKVGPQSVEVAQAQVNQAQAGLKSIQSQIDDTVIKSPISGVVSAVNIHQGEITSGAQASVTIVNSSSIMAEVNVPDSMLSKIKVGQSIPVTIPSLSGKKLTGTIDTITPNADSKTQQYLIKVRISNSDARLTSGMYSKVSFPDQVKNNVMTVPNETVKIENGVPYLFAVRSNKVKKIAVTTGLSNDKVTEITSSNIEAGDKIITSGQTFLNNGDKVKVID; encoded by the coding sequence ATGAAATTTAGCGTTTTAAAATCCAAAAAAAATATTGTAAAGATAGTAGTTGTTTTATTAGTAGTTTTAATGGTAGCTGCTATAGTTCATAACGTAATTAAAAATAAAAAAGTAGAGTCACAAAATAAAATTCAAAATGTAAATGTTGCTGAAGCAAAATTAGATTCTTTGACAACAACTGTAGATTATTCGGGAAAATTAAATTCAGATAAAGATGTATCTATATCTCCTAAAACACCAGGCAAAGTTAAAGATTTAAACGTAAAAGTAGGTAGTACTGTAAAAGCTGGAGATATACTTTTTACTCTTGATTCAACTTCACTGCAGGCACAGCTTCAACAGCAGCAGGCAAGTATACAATCTGCAAAAGCAAATCTAGATAAAACTAAAAGTTCTGGAGTTGAACAGCAGATTGTGCAGCAGCAGCAGGCATTAAATACGGCACAGATAAATTATAATGATGCTAAAAATAGTTATAATAGGCAGCAAAGCTTATATTCTGCAGGGGCTGCACCAAAACAGGATTTAGACAATGCTACTACAAAATTGGAGAATGCAGAAGCTTCACTTTCTGCAGCACAGCAAAACTTAGACTTGACCAGGCAAAAAGTTGGACCTCAATCGGTGGAAGTAGCTCAGGCTCAAGTAAATCAGGCACAAGCTGGATTAAAATCAATTCAAAGTCAAATTGATGATACTGTAATTAAATCACCTATTTCTGGTGTTGTATCTGCTGTGAATATACACCAGGGAGAAATTACTTCAGGTGCTCAGGCATCCGTAACCATAGTAAATTCAAGTTCAATTATGGCTGAAGTAAATGTGCCAGATTCTATGCTTTCAAAAATTAAAGTTGGACAGTCTATACCTGTAACAATTCCTTCTCTTTCAGGTAAAAAATTGACAGGAACTATAGATACTATAACACCTAATGCAGACAGCAAAACTCAGCAATATCTGATTAAAGTAAGAATATCTAATTCAGATGCGAGGTTAACATCAGGAATGTATTCAAAAGTGTCATTTCCTGATCAGGTTAAAAATAATGTAATGACAGTACCCAATGAAACTGTAAAAATTGAAAATGGAGTCCCATATTTGTTTGCAGTAAGGAGCAATAAAGTAAAGAAAATAGCTGTAACTACGGGACTTTCAAACGATAAAGTTACTGAAATAACATCTTCTAACATAGAAGCTGGTGATAAGATAATAACTTCGGGACAAACATTCTTAAATAACGGAGATAAAGTTAAAGTAATAGATTAA
- a CDS encoding 3D domain-containing protein encodes MNKKALSVIIAFALVGSTFSNVFASSASTSEELTQTQNNKKELQVKVDTLNKQIDGVIEKIESNKKDMNTIAKNIKNTQIKLSKAQDASKSQNDLFKKRVKAMYTTGTNGYLQVLLSSNNLSDFISRVDSITRVMKFDNQVITKLKQNEQAIQSQQKALSAENTKLQSLKVSNESTLSKLNNDIQQQKELLSQATAKEQQLIALQTAQKAPQIPEIRTSSPTLSRGGSGSLSYSQALTMEATAYCGDAITASGSATVRNPNGYSTIAVDPRVIPLGTKVYVEGYGYAVACDTGGAIKGNIIDLFVNSESEAENWGRRYVTVYILN; translated from the coding sequence TTGAATAAAAAAGCCTTATCTGTTATTATAGCGTTTGCGTTAGTAGGTTCTACTTTCAGCAATGTTTTCGCTTCTTCAGCCAGTACGTCTGAAGAATTAACACAAACTCAAAATAACAAAAAGGAGCTTCAGGTAAAAGTTGATACTTTAAATAAGCAAATTGATGGAGTAATCGAAAAAATTGAAAGCAATAAAAAAGATATGAATACTATTGCTAAAAACATTAAAAATACACAGATCAAATTGTCAAAAGCACAAGATGCTTCAAAATCGCAAAATGATTTATTTAAAAAAAGAGTAAAAGCTATGTACACAACCGGTACAAATGGTTATCTCCAGGTACTTTTATCTTCAAACAACTTAAGTGATTTTATATCCAGAGTTGACTCAATCACACGCGTAATGAAATTCGATAATCAAGTTATTACAAAACTAAAACAAAATGAACAAGCTATACAAAGTCAGCAAAAAGCTTTAAGTGCTGAAAATACTAAGCTACAATCTTTAAAAGTAAGTAATGAATCTACTTTATCAAAATTAAATAATGACATACAACAACAAAAAGAACTATTAAGCCAGGCTACCGCAAAGGAACAGCAGTTAATAGCTCTTCAAACTGCTCAGAAGGCTCCTCAAATACCTGAAATAAGAACTTCTTCACCTACCTTATCTCGTGGTGGTTCAGGTTCACTTTCATACTCACAAGCACTTACCATGGAGGCAACTGCATATTGTGGAGATGCTATCACAGCATCAGGTTCTGCAACTGTAAGAAATCCAAATGGATACAGCACTATTGCTGTTGATCCTCGAGTTATTCCATTGGGGACAAAAGTTTATGTAGAAGGATATGGATATGCCGTAGCTTGTGACACCGGTGGAGCTATAAAGGGAAATATAATAGATTTATTTGTAAATTCGGAGTCAGAAGCAGAAAACTGGGGTAGAAGATATGTTACTGTATATATACTTAATTAA
- a CDS encoding 2,3-butanediol dehydrogenase, whose protein sequence is MKAVLWYDKKDVRVEEIEEPKVKENAVKIRVKWCGICGSDLHEYLGGPIFIPVGTPHPLSKSTAPVVLGHEFSGEVVEIGSKVTKFKAGDRVIVEPIVACGKCPACLEGKYNLCEALGFHGLCGSGGGFAEYTVFPEDFVHKIPDTMDYEKAALVEPMAVALHSLRVGNFTTGNTALVLGAGPIGLATIQCLKAAGARIVIVFQRKSVRQEYAKKFGADVVLDPNEVDVIEEIKKLTGGVGVDTAFETTGANVGINTAIQALKYEGTAVITSVWEKNAEINPNDLVFTEKKVVGTLAYRHEFPSTIALMNDGRINTDGYITKRIVLDDIVKEGFETLTGPEKKKHVKIIVTPDKSLL, encoded by the coding sequence ATGAAAGCTGTATTGTGGTATGATAAAAAAGATGTAAGAGTAGAGGAAATTGAAGAACCTAAGGTAAAAGAAAATGCTGTAAAAATTAGAGTGAAATGGTGTGGTATATGTGGTTCTGACTTACATGAATATTTAGGAGGACCTATATTTATTCCAGTAGGTACACCACATCCTTTAAGCAAGAGTACAGCACCAGTAGTTTTAGGACATGAGTTTTCAGGTGAAGTAGTTGAAATAGGCAGCAAGGTTACAAAATTTAAGGCAGGAGATAGAGTTATTGTAGAACCTATAGTTGCTTGTGGAAAGTGTCCTGCTTGTCTTGAAGGAAAATATAATTTATGTGAAGCCTTGGGATTTCATGGACTTTGTGGAAGCGGTGGTGGATTTGCTGAATATACAGTATTTCCTGAAGATTTTGTCCATAAGATACCAGATACTATGGACTATGAGAAGGCTGCACTTGTTGAGCCTATGGCAGTTGCCCTTCATTCTCTAAGAGTTGGAAACTTTACTACAGGAAATACTGCTTTGGTTTTAGGTGCAGGACCTATAGGACTTGCAACTATTCAGTGTTTAAAGGCAGCAGGGGCAAGAATTGTAATTGTATTTCAGAGAAAATCTGTAAGACAGGAATATGCTAAGAAATTTGGAGCAGATGTAGTTTTAGATCCAAATGAGGTAGATGTAATTGAAGAAATTAAAAAACTTACAGGCGGCGTGGGTGTAGATACAGCTTTTGAAACAACAGGTGCAAATGTAGGGATTAATACGGCAATTCAAGCTTTAAAATATGAAGGTACTGCGGTAATAACCAGCGTATGGGAGAAAAATGCAGAAATCAATCCAAATGATCTTGTATTTACAGAAAAGAAGGTAGTTGGTACTCTTGCATATAGACATGAATTTCCTTCTACAATAGCACTTATGAATGATGGAAGGATAAACACAGACGGATATATTACAAAGAGAATAGTGCTTGATGACATTGTAAAGGAAGGATTTGAAACACTTACAGGACCTGAAAAGAAAAAGCACGTAAAAATAATTGTAACTCCTGATAAGTCATTATTGTAA
- a CDS encoding transporter — protein MNKYIVLTKVLLKNGSNSASMKKNNKIRKAALWIIILLALLPTIKLFSLFVSSAYDYLYKIGQQGLILSLGISFTSIFIFFFAILYSINVLYFSKDIDLLLPLPLKPWEILLSKFTVILIYEYLTEIFILLPILLVYGYKSSGGPLYFTYSAVLFLIVPIIPIAAASILNMIIMSFTNIGKHRDILKILGGIFAMLFAIGLNVVLQKMTVSSQNYGNIFRMINEGNNSLVSLSNRFFPGSTLSASSLVYSSNFRGFENLILFIVLNILVILLFSVLGQYLYFKGAQGGSEISAKRRELDYSKLNKTSSTNSKFKALLLQEIKSIFRTPVYFMNCILANIIIPIVLFIPFLVRPDSFHELNVLVNIKVTSTTTMICIVISLAAGLILGASNSITSTAISREGENIFVKKYLPVSYSTQIMAKVISGVLVGITSIFLILIGLTLLVKLPIYFSVISLLVSFIGILLTSMTGILIDLRFPKLHWDNEVKAVKQNFNTFINMIISFIFTGILIFSMINFYSYINEVAVLGLCIIIAANFILYKAVNSKGISMFENIEI, from the coding sequence ATGAATAAGTATATAGTTTTAACTAAAGTATTGTTAAAAAACGGAAGTAATTCTGCAAGTATGAAAAAAAATAATAAAATTAGAAAAGCAGCCCTTTGGATAATCATTTTACTGGCTCTCTTACCTACTATAAAACTATTTTCTCTTTTTGTGTCCTCAGCTTATGACTATCTCTACAAAATAGGTCAACAGGGCTTAATTTTATCTCTTGGCATATCTTTTACAAGTATATTTATATTCTTCTTCGCCATACTTTACTCTATAAATGTACTATATTTTTCAAAAGATATAGACCTTCTGCTGCCACTGCCTTTAAAGCCTTGGGAAATTCTACTTTCCAAGTTCACTGTAATACTCATATATGAATATCTTACTGAAATTTTTATACTACTTCCTATTTTGCTAGTGTATGGATACAAAAGCAGTGGGGGACCACTTTATTTTACATACAGTGCAGTACTATTTTTAATAGTACCTATTATACCTATAGCTGCAGCTTCAATTTTAAATATGATAATAATGAGCTTTACAAATATAGGCAAACACCGTGATATATTAAAAATTTTAGGTGGAATTTTTGCAATGTTATTTGCAATAGGTTTAAATGTAGTACTTCAAAAAATGACTGTATCATCCCAAAATTATGGAAACATATTCAGGATGATAAATGAAGGAAACAATTCTCTAGTATCTCTTTCAAACCGGTTTTTTCCAGGGAGTACATTGTCTGCAAGTTCTCTAGTATATAGTTCAAACTTTAGGGGATTTGAAAACTTAATTTTATTTATAGTGTTAAATATTCTTGTAATTTTACTATTTTCAGTACTCGGTCAATATTTGTATTTTAAAGGTGCTCAAGGCGGCAGTGAAATTTCTGCAAAGAGAAGAGAACTGGATTATTCAAAATTAAATAAAACTTCCTCTACAAATTCTAAGTTTAAAGCTCTACTACTTCAGGAAATTAAATCTATTTTCAGAACACCCGTGTATTTTATGAATTGCATCTTAGCAAATATTATAATACCTATTGTACTTTTTATACCATTTTTAGTTCGACCGGATTCTTTTCACGAATTAAATGTTCTAGTGAATATTAAGGTAACCTCAACTACTACAATGATTTGTATCGTAATATCTCTAGCTGCAGGATTAATTTTGGGAGCTTCCAATTCCATAACTTCCACAGCCATATCAAGGGAAGGAGAAAACATATTTGTAAAAAAATACTTACCAGTTTCCTACAGTACTCAAATTATGGCAAAAGTGATTTCTGGTGTTCTTGTTGGAATTACAAGCATATTTCTAATCTTAATAGGATTGACTTTACTTGTAAAACTGCCTATATACTTCTCAGTTATTTCACTTTTAGTTAGTTTTATAGGAATACTGCTTACCTCCATGACTGGAATTTTAATTGATTTGAGATTTCCAAAGCTGCACTGGGATAACGAAGTAAAAGCTGTAAAACAAAATTTCAATACCTTTATAAATATGATAATTAGCTTTATATTCACAGGTATATTAATATTTTCAATGATTAATTTTTACAGCTACATAAATGAAGTCGCTGTCTTGGGACTTTGCATAATAATAGCAGCAAATTTTATACTGTATAAAGCTGTAAATTCAAAGGGAATCTCTATGTTTGAAAATATAGAAATATAA
- a CDS encoding M20/M25/M40 family metallo-hydrolase: MSFKKNVYDTMRKLISVPSISGTKEECVAAEKIYEKILEIPYFKDNPENLGIEQIENDPLRRSFVWAVVNGKENSPNSFILSGHLDVVGVEEFGHLKSMAFDVDKCTKRISELKLDEDAMADFKSGDWIFGRGTADMKFGVALNMELLREFSKARNFKGNLLLLVVPGEESNSEGMIAAAPFLLKLKEERKYNYCGMIISEPSIPERGEKGSKRLYIGSVGKIMPLFFCVGKETHVGESLRGLNPNLLVSEINKLMECNPDLSDSVYDTVTPPPMCLKQMDLKEMYSVQSPLYSTAYYNILTLQASYDEILASLKELAQNAFENVLKDISKKREKFTKRSSQKLKFDDAEACVITYKEMLYEVKSTHKNFEKYIDEKVKEWKNEKLDNQTIAINIVKATYELYENKRPMIIISFIPPYYPHKHLKAENSEDGKFINAVDSTIKYAEEKFQESIIKTNYFMGISDASYTGINPDIPLAELISNIVGYDIIYKLPVKELSKLNIPVVIFGGQGKDLHKYTERLNVPYSFEVIPKLYRHMIYYMLR, encoded by the coding sequence ATGAGTTTTAAGAAAAATGTATATGATACAATGAGGAAACTAATATCTGTGCCAAGCATATCTGGTACAAAAGAAGAGTGTGTGGCAGCAGAAAAAATATATGAAAAAATTTTGGAGATACCTTATTTTAAGGACAATCCTGAAAATTTGGGTATAGAGCAAATCGAAAATGATCCTTTAAGAAGAAGCTTTGTATGGGCAGTAGTAAATGGCAAGGAAAATTCACCAAATTCATTTATACTTTCAGGACATTTAGATGTAGTTGGAGTAGAAGAATTTGGGCATTTAAAATCTATGGCTTTTGATGTAGATAAATGTACTAAAAGAATTTCAGAATTGAAGTTAGATGAAGATGCCATGGCGGATTTTAAATCAGGAGATTGGATATTTGGAAGGGGAACTGCGGATATGAAGTTTGGAGTGGCCCTCAATATGGAACTTTTAAGAGAATTCAGTAAAGCGAGAAACTTTAAGGGAAACTTATTGCTTTTAGTAGTTCCCGGTGAAGAAAGCAACTCCGAAGGAATGATTGCTGCAGCACCATTTCTTCTTAAATTAAAGGAAGAGAGAAAGTACAATTACTGTGGCATGATAATATCAGAGCCAAGTATACCTGAAAGAGGAGAAAAAGGAAGCAAAAGATTATACATAGGTAGTGTAGGTAAAATTATGCCTTTATTTTTTTGTGTGGGAAAAGAAACTCATGTAGGGGAGTCTTTAAGAGGATTAAATCCAAATTTGCTAGTTTCAGAGATAAACAAATTAATGGAATGTAATCCAGATCTCTCAGACAGTGTTTATGATACTGTAACTCCGCCGCCTATGTGTTTAAAGCAAATGGATTTAAAGGAGATGTATTCCGTACAGAGCCCATTGTATTCCACTGCATATTATAATATATTGACTCTTCAGGCATCTTATGATGAAATACTAGCTAGTTTGAAAGAACTGGCTCAGAATGCTTTTGAGAATGTTTTGAAGGATATTTCAAAAAAGAGAGAAAAATTTACAAAAAGATCCTCACAGAAATTGAAATTTGATGATGCAGAAGCTTGTGTAATCACTTATAAAGAGATGTTATATGAAGTTAAAAGCACACATAAGAATTTTGAAAAGTACATAGATGAAAAGGTAAAAGAATGGAAAAATGAGAAATTGGATAACCAAACTATAGCTATAAATATAGTAAAGGCAACTTATGAGCTATACGAAAATAAGAGACCTATGATTATAATTTCATTTATTCCTCCTTATTATCCGCATAAACATTTAAAAGCTGAAAATAGTGAGGATGGTAAATTTATAAATGCTGTAGATAGTACAATTAAGTATGCAGAAGAAAAATTTCAGGAAAGCATTATAAAAACTAATTATTTTATGGGTATATCTGATGCAAGTTATACAGGAATTAACCCAGATATACCACTTGCTGAATTGATTTCGAATATAGTTGGATATGACATAATATATAAACTTCCAGTAAAAGAACTGTCTAAGCTAAATATTCCTGTAGTGATTTTTGGTGGGCAGGGAAAAGACCTGCACAAATATACTGAAAGATTAAATGTGCCTTATTCCTTTGAGGTGATACCTAAACTTTACAGGCATATGATTTATTATATGTTAAGATGA
- a CDS encoding sigma-54-dependent Fis family transcriptional regulator, protein MENYIKFIAKAWKDFIEEGYLNSAVRPEIAESWQRCKNYEVDPLNGRGNSILTGDSITYRLEQNEDLISIAKPVVKSLYDIVAGSGFVIMLVDKEGYVIESLGDSKILKRADKLKFVVGSLWTEREVGTNAIGTALYLDKPIQTIGAEHYGVKQHSWTCSAAPIHSEDGDVVGCINMSGNYYDAHLHTLGIVTVAAHAIETQFDLTISNKLMNTTFDSVTEGMIVLDNKLNIKKINDKALNILNMKSEKAIKLNITSIIHNVDFKNILNGRADNCNDIECDFYVEGSRIKCLISVLAMKVKNKIMGIVITFRECKYYHKLVKKVMGYTASYKFDDIVTVNSKMKEIIKFAKKAARSECNILIEGESGTGKELLAQSIHNYSERCEGPFVAINCSSIPRELVESELFGYEKGAFTGALKQGKPGKFELADGGTIFLDEVGELPLDIQSKLLRVLDNNKITRVGGTYEKQLSVRIIGATNRVLKDEIRKKNFRSDLYYRLSVMNIKTVPLRERKEDIELLIKYFMEELNSKSLCKKKVVEKAYIEKIKAYDWPGNVRELRNVIERDYYLSEDKMVPLDHLEKEVYEKNVYSDPVNISVLPMDVLEKENIENALEKCKGNILKAAKSLNISRSTMYRKMKKYGIKSVSK, encoded by the coding sequence ATGGAAAACTATATAAAATTTATAGCTAAGGCCTGGAAAGATTTTATAGAAGAAGGATATTTAAATAGTGCAGTACGGCCTGAAATTGCTGAATCCTGGCAAAGGTGCAAAAATTATGAAGTAGATCCCTTAAACGGTAGAGGAAATAGTATTCTTACAGGAGACAGTATTACTTATCGACTGGAACAAAATGAAGATCTAATTTCTATTGCAAAACCTGTAGTAAAAAGCCTATATGATATTGTAGCAGGGTCTGGATTTGTAATTATGTTAGTGGATAAAGAAGGATATGTTATAGAATCATTAGGGGATAGTAAAATACTGAAAAGAGCAGATAAATTGAAATTTGTAGTAGGTTCTCTCTGGACGGAAAGGGAAGTAGGAACTAATGCTATAGGTACTGCACTGTATTTGGACAAGCCGATACAAACTATTGGAGCAGAACATTATGGCGTAAAACAGCATTCTTGGACATGTTCTGCAGCACCTATTCACAGTGAAGATGGGGATGTAGTAGGGTGTATTAATATGTCAGGAAATTATTATGATGCGCATTTGCATACTTTGGGTATTGTTACAGTAGCAGCTCACGCTATAGAAACTCAATTTGATCTTACTATTTCAAATAAACTTATGAATACCACTTTTGACTCAGTAACAGAAGGCATGATTGTACTTGATAACAAATTAAATATAAAGAAGATAAATGATAAGGCATTAAATATTTTAAATATGAAGAGTGAAAAAGCAATAAAATTGAATATTACGAGTATTATACATAATGTGGATTTTAAAAATATATTAAATGGCAGGGCAGATAATTGTAATGATATAGAATGTGATTTTTATGTCGAAGGTAGTAGAATCAAATGCCTTATAAGTGTATTGGCAATGAAAGTGAAAAATAAAATAATGGGAATAGTTATAACTTTTAGAGAATGTAAATATTATCACAAGCTTGTTAAAAAAGTTATGGGATATACGGCTTCCTATAAATTTGACGATATAGTTACTGTTAATTCTAAAATGAAAGAAATAATAAAATTTGCTAAAAAAGCAGCAAGAAGTGAATGCAATATTTTAATAGAAGGGGAAAGTGGCACTGGAAAAGAACTTTTAGCTCAATCTATTCACAATTATAGTGAAAGATGTGAAGGCCCTTTTGTAGCTATAAATTGTAGTTCTATACCTAGAGAACTTGTAGAAAGTGAGCTTTTTGGTTATGAAAAAGGAGCTTTTACGGGAGCTTTAAAGCAAGGAAAGCCTGGAAAGTTTGAATTAGCAGATGGAGGAACTATTTTTTTGGATGAAGTAGGAGAGCTTCCCCTTGATATACAGTCAAAGCTTTTAAGGGTTCTTGATAATAATAAAATTACAAGAGTTGGAGGAACTTATGAAAAACAGCTAAGTGTAAGGATAATAGGAGCTACAAACAGGGTGCTTAAGGATGAAATTAGAAAGAAAAATTTTAGAAGTGACCTTTACTATAGATTGAGTGTGATGAATATAAAAACTGTCCCACTTAGGGAAAGAAAAGAAGACATAGAGCTTTTAATTAAATATTTTATGGAAGAATTGAATTCTAAAAGTTTGTGCAAGAAGAAAGTAGTGGAAAAAGCATACATAGAAAAGATTAAAGCTTATGATTGGCCTGGAAATGTTAGAGAACTTAGAAATGTAATAGAGAGGGATTATTATTTAAGTGAGGATAAGATGGTTCCTTTGGATCATTTAGAAAAAGAAGTTTATGAAAAAAATGTCTACTCCGATCCAGTAAATATTAGCGTGCTTCCAATGGATGTTTTAGAAAAAGAAAACATTGAAAATGCACTTGAAAAGTGTAAGGGAAATATATTAAAAGCTGCAAAATCTTTAAATATCAGTAGATCTACCATGTACAGAAAAATGAAAAAGTATGGAATAAAAAGTGTGTCAAAATGA